The window CTAAAACTTCATGCAGGTCAGATCACAGACATATTTCGCACACGTGGATTAACTGAAGAAAATCATTGTAAGGGCAAACTCCCAAAACATCAGCCAGTAAAATGATGTACAAAATGCCAAAATTTGCTTATCTCATTTCAGACTCTACTCATATGCCAGCTTGCATCTGGATTCCTgatatttttccccttgtatCTTCAGAAGATACATGAAGAAGGCCGTTATGTAATACTGTGCTTTTTATAGCAAACTAAAACTACACTGAAGAGGTTCAATGTTGGAAGCTATTTTTAGCCAAACTAATTGCAACAATTTCACTAAGAACATAAGCTGCAGATGTCTCCTAAGGTAAAAAGGAAGGCAATGGGAGAGCTGGTCAGAGGAAAGGCTACCGACTACAGAAAAATAGCAGAACCAGATTACGTTAAATGATGCAGTTCTGCCCAACACTCCCTCTAGTGGTTTTTCTCGCAGCCGTGAGCATGGAGTCCCATACACTCAAAAGTCCTCCAGCCTAATGACAAAACGTCCGGTTAATAGGATTAAGTACCTTCTCATCAGATAAGTAGAACATGGCAAAATCCCTGACACTCCCAGCAATTAGATCAGAAACAGCCCGACCCCTTCCTGACGCGGGGAGCAATTTTGCAGAGGAGGTGTTTCAGTATTAATGGTAAATATATTGGggtttattttaacttttctttggTGATgggtttgtatttctttgtaaaGTTAAATGGTCTTTTGCTATAAATGTAAAGATACAATATGCAAGTAATTTAGTATGGAAGTAAATCCAGGCTATAAATAAATCCAGGCTCTTAATTTACATTTGCACTTGCAGCTGGTAACTGCATTTCCATGAATGCTATACTGGCTAACAAAGTTACTTAAATACTGTGTTCACTTAATCAGATGAGAACTACGAAACAGAGTTGCACGGtttctaaaaaataaacctttctcCTCTAATTGTTCTTGGGTGGCAAATAAAGCAAAGGGCATTTCTTACCTTTATTTTGTAGGAATTTCTTCCAATTGCTGATGTGTTTGTTTACAAAACTGATCTAATTGACGTTTCTTTGTACACCTATTATTGCATCTGCTATATTAAGTATTATCCTGAAGGATAAGGAAAGGAATTGCATGTATGGAGACAAAGAAGGGAACAACAATCTAGAAacctgccttttaaaatttgGCAGTACTATTTAACATGGATGCATTTATAATATGAAATAAGGACAAAGTGTGAGAGCAGTacataaggaaaaaagggaCAGATGAGATgcaaaagcttttggttttatatatatgtcCTGGTTCTGTTACACCATCGTGCAAACTCAGTGGAATTCATCTAGTTAGTCTGAATAGATAACTACAAATGAGGTCAAGCTTCTTATGCATGTGTTTTCACTAACAGTAGCATTTAGATGCATGTTAGAGGTCTCAGAAAACGTAgttaaagtaaaaatgaatgGTATCTTGTATAATACTCAGTAAACATTTCACCTAAGCATTTGAGCATCATGAAGATGCTTATATTTAACTGCTTCTTTAACAGAAAGAACATGAAGTCCTCTTGGCTACTTATAATATACGTGCTATGGCTGAATGGTCATCAGTGTGCACCAacaaagcaggaggaaatgaaTCTTCGAGAAAACCTGAAGCGTATGTATGCTTTTCTTACCAGGGGTGTGCTGGAAGCCCCTGAGCCTAGGTCTCCAGTCTCCTGGAGCATTTTGACCTCTGTCAAGAGGATCTGCTTTTATGTACGGAGCTTAGAAACCATCATAGAGCTGACTGCATGCATCCACACACACAGTGGGGAGATAAAAACAACTGGGATGAAAAAGTAAAGGGATTAACAGATAAGCATCCCCTTGCAACAAAGTATTAAAGCACTTTTATAGGTTATTTGATCTCTCATAGATCATTAGAATATCAACTCAAAATTCAATTCAACAGGccttgaattattttatttgtttaaagaatctttgaaaatgtttattttacaatTAAATAAATCACTGGAAAAGATAGTTATTACAAATAattgaagaaaaattacttaatttggaaaaaaaacccaaaacccagctATTCTGCATATAGTCACTTTTAAGCATGGCTTTATTTTGTGGATAAGAATTCCAAGAGGATCAGCGATGAAATATTCCTTTGTTTCAGTCCATGTTGAAAATATATccataacaaacaaaaagctaggggagggaaagaaagttataaaggaagaaatgaCTGGCATGCTTTTGGCTGTCTCagggtgttgggttttttacttgttttgtaTAGCTATATATTCAGGGTATTTCTGGAAATGAAACAGATACAGATGAAAGACAGGTAATCACACAGAACTTCAAGGTGCAGCATGTGGGCCGATCTGAGCTTTCAACAAAACTCTACAGTCATTACTTCACAAGAAGTCTAGAGACTGTATTCTTATGAAAGCACCTTGAAGGCACCTGTAATCTACATTTCTAAATGTAAATTATCACTGCTTTTAGATTAAGataaatatagaatcatagactcgTAAAAGGGTTAGAGTcagaaagcaccttaagatcatctagctccaactcccctgctgtgggcagggacacctcacactagaccatgcccagcctggccttgaacactgccagggatggagcattcaccactttcTTGGGCAACCTTTCTCAGcgcatcaccaccctcacaataaagaacttcttccttatatatgtGAGTTATGTCATCAGAAAACTGATGAGTAATTCTTGGAGACATCCAAAACATAGGATGAGGTCCTAggaacctgatctagttgatcctgctttgagcaggggtGGTGGACTCAAACTCCAGGGTGCCTTCCAGCCTCAGCTGTTCTGGGACTCAGTGATCAGCAGTGGGACAGCTGAATATATAGCTTGAGTTACACACAGCTgatcactggcaaaggctctgagtCAGATTCTTATCTGATGGCAACTGGTTTGGCTCTGTGTTATTCAGCATTCACTATCTAAAGATTTGGCTCTGCAGCTGTAGGGAGACACAGAGCTCTTTCATTCTCCATCATCAGTACATGACAATTTGTGATAGTGTTAAAATCTGACTAAATCACTGtatattttggctttttttagtATTATCTGAAGTTGGAGAGAAGTATGTAGATGAGGAGGTAAAGAAAGCTTTGATTGGTattaagcaaatgaaaattatGATGGAAAGAAATGAAGATAAGCACATAGGTCTGATGAAAACCTTGAAGAagagcagtgaagaaaaaaaggtaactgAAGCacatctggattttttttttgcttgtatttctgtTAAGTTGTGGCTATTTTTAATCAAAGATGAGCCAGGTTGTATATGGGTTTAATCTGCCTCCTGGAAGTAGTAGGGCATGCCATTGTGCTTAGGCCAATAAGCAAGCCAGCAGGGATCCTTTGGTGTCTTCCCTTTTTTGGGGAAGAATGTAAACCACAGTGTTGTACACCCTGAGCAGCATACATCTCTTTATGTGGTCACAGATTAATAGGAAATCTGTTTCTGTCCCTTTCTCTCATTAGCTGAAGAAAACTCTCATGGCACCTCCACAGAGGCTCTCACTGCTTGTCTCCTGGAAACAGGAGCTGGGCCAACAGACATTCTTTAATAGCCTATCAGGAACCTGCATGTTCACATTTCAGAAGTTAAAACATTAGTTTATATTTGCCAGTTTCCTAAAAGCGCTTGCCTGCAGCCAGGACCCTGGCAGACTGATACTTCAACTATAAGGGAAGCTTTCAGACTGCACTGGAATAAAGCACTGAACAAGAGCCCTGCCTGCCTCACTGGTGCCTCTTCCAGATCGTGCAGTTCTTTTGAATGCTAGAGGTGAAGAGTTTCTGCCTTCCtcagaaatacagctttctaACACAGTGGCATACTGTTAATTCTTCCCCATGGCAGAATGTCTAAgctacttttaaaatgaaacagaaagagtGAGCACTAGGCAAAATACAGCTGATTTACCACTAGTTAGCAAGTTACCTTCTCCCAGCCCATCCTGGTTGCAAAGTAAAATGCATTATCTGACACAACCTTCCTTGAGATCTGAGTGCTCTCATTTTATTCTGCAACTGGGAGGTAACTAGCAGCAGCCTAGTCAAGTTGATGGCGATCCCCATGTAGAGGTACAGAAGTTCTGCAGTAAAAGGAGATATTAAATACTGTATGTGGACTCAAACATTACTTTGGAGAGAGAATCTGAGTTTTGTAACACCCAAGTGCCAGAGTTGCTGCAACAGCAATGTGTTGATTAAAGTATTGCATTCAGTGCTTATTTCTGGAAATCCCCTGCTTCACTGAATTCACACCAAGGCAACTGCAAGTAACCATATAAAGGTATTTTGTGCAGAAGCTCCAGAAGCTCTGCCCTGCATGTCTGTATACATCTCAGGCCATAAGATACATCCCAGCTTGCTTTGCAATCTTCAGACCTGACCTTCGGAAAAATACCAAAGCCACAAGTGTTAATGTGCCCCAGAGAAAGAACAGGGTATTGGGGGAATTTCCAGTGTCCTAGTGCAATGCCTAGGCTCAGAGCCTTGTGCTCAGATGATCCTGAGAAATAGAGATTactgtatgtttaaaaaaaatacaaagatccTAAATCGTGCTTTCAGTGAAGCTGAAGGAAAATTCCTCTTGGCCCAACATGTGGTAGTTAGTTTAAGCTATTTGTATTAGCAAGCCAAAAGTGCCTGATACAGCTTTCTAACATCTTTAGGAACAACAGTCCACTCCCACGATCTATGCTGTTGACAGCTCTTACTGGATGATTTCACTTACACAGAACGTACAACTATAGCGAGAGTTcaaaaaacactgaataaatGTATTAGAAAGAtcacaaaataattaaacataGACTATGAAGCCCAAAGTTACTGTCTCCACCAAGCATATTCTGAaagatttctttcctgtgagcCTCTTCCCTATTGAAATGCTGCCAAAAAGGAGCAAGACtgacaaattaaaatgtttctgtcaCACTTAGGAACAACTTGGAACATTGTTTGGAACATTTTTAAACTGGTAAAATATGTTGTActtgcagaaagaaattaatgatgTGCAATCTACTTCAATGGGAAGAACTCCTCTTTCTATTGCTGAGTCACCTAAGCCATGATGTTTCTGAGTTGTTCAGCTTTGTGCTCTACATGATCCAGTAAATAGAAGCAGTGTTGCAAAATGCATCTTGTTTCCCTTCAGTATAAAGGAGTGCCTCACACCTCCACAGGACCAGAAAGAAATGCCCTCACTACAGTCTTTTGATTAGTATAATCCCAGAGGAAATGCTGTACTTTTCCATATTTCTGATCATAAGAATTTATGTATGACAAGGACCTAGCCTCATGAAATACCAGTCCCTTAATGAATTTAGCAGGAACAGATGAATACTGCAGATACGATAAGGAGGGAAAATTACATGAATTGAGCACATGACCCTGTGAGAGGTTCAATATTTCTTGCACAGAAAGATGTGTAAAAAGGTTTTTTACTTAACCTCAAAGATCCAGGTAGAGTGTAGAGATCCATTTGGTTTTGTAGGATGTGCCCTCTGACATGAAAAAGCCCTGTAAGGAAAAGTTTTTCAATTTCCAGTTCCCTCCATATGTGACTCAGATGAGAAGACAATCTAGACCTACAGTTAATGATTAGCAAAACCAGGAACCAGAATGAGTAATCAGCACGGGGGTAAGTAATTAGAATATTAATCTGCAAATTGCCCTCAACTGAATCTTTTTTCTTACTTAGCAAGCCTTGCGACTTATGGATGAAGTAAAGGAAAgattagaagaagaagaaaaacaatgtcAAGTAACCTTGAAAAATCTATGGGATGAATGTGAATCTTGTTTAGAAAGTACCTGCATGAGATATTATACAACTTGCAAACATGGTTTGTCAACATTTAGAAGAaaggtaggaaaaaaattctATCTGGGAAATGCTCCTGACTTCACCTAACAGTTTTACAGAGAACATGTCTTATTTTCTCAGTACCTGTATCTGCCAGTTATTATGTGGTTACTAATACTAATTTGATTTGGAGGGTCTGGAAATGTTATGTTATATGGCAGAGATTACATGCAATTATATTCATTGAACACTGAACCAAAATGAATTTGGTTGCACCCTGGTGTGACTGCATGGACACTGATTATTCCCTGATTCCAAGAGAGTCACACCATATATACAATGTTGCTTCTCACAGTAAAACTTGCATTAAGATGCTCAGTAACCGTGAAAAATGCCACATAGATTCTTTATGGTCCATCTGAAAATCAGTGGAGTTAAAAGTGTAGCTATAGTTAGCAAAACTCCATGGGGAATAAAAATCACCTGATTATACAACATTAttctttcctgtatttattttattttaaatctgtcCTTTGAGgaacaaaacagctttaaaaggctttctttttttttttttaataaagcaaactGTCAACAAAGGGGATTCTCCTAATTTTGCCAGAAAGAAGATATGCTTTCCTGTCTGGCACattattatttcaatatttaagaaaattgtAATCACACTTTTTATTTGGGTATATGCTTGAAGTGcagcttaaaaaccaaaactgtgcAATTACTGCTACTGAAATTTTAGCCCAGGCACTGAAAAATATAGTAACTTGAAAACTAAATATGGTGTGTTTCAGGAGTGACAAGGGTTAGAGCAAAAGTGTTTAACATTTGTGTGTATTCTTAAAATTATTCAGGTGATAATGCTGAAGATATTAAATTTAAGACAATTGATGATAGTTTCAACTTTTTAGATATGTCTCATGGATACCTCAGATGTATCTCTTGGTCTTTCAAGGTTCTGTGGATGTCAGATTGAAATCATTGTAGTAAAAGATATACACTGCACTGTCACTATTGTTGACCTTCTTGGTAACTTCCTCAGTGAGCTATATGGTTTGTTTGAAGCATTCAGAGTAAGAAATGTGCTGTGACCTAAATTGTTTTGAGAAAAGAGGACGAAGATGGTAGGGGCGATACTGGCTAACTTaggctgctcctgcagtgccGTTTCACAATTCACCTTCCCTCTGAGCCGCACTAGTGGTCAGATCAAGCAGCTGATCCaattaagaaaagaataaaaaataagctTATGTACATCTATATGTGTGTTTGGCAGGGTGCTTCTTGACACCAGTTTTCTAATGCCAAGAAGCGTGGCTCCACAAAACACCATCTGCTCAGACAAAGGCAGTACAttgaagcacagagcagggaacCAATGGCTGAGACTGAGGAACTGGGAACTCTATAAAGCAGAGTCGACACTCTGCCTCTTCCATCATCAAACCATGGACTCGGAGCCACTGTTTCATTGCTTTCACTGGGTCTCAGATTGCACAAGGACATGAGGGTGTTTATAGATCACAGCAGGAACAATCACCTTCTGTTCCCTAAACTGTGTATAAGTACCACAGAAATGTTTCCAAGATAAAGTCCAAATTGTTTGTTGGAAGATACCAACTTTGAGCCTCCACAGATTAAAATACAACTGGGCAATGGTTTTACTCCAGATCTGGTTTGGAGCTAATGATTTAGATTGAAGGCACTTTCACTCTCTAGAGTCTAGTGTCGCAAATTACTCTGGAGACTACGctgtattttcagttattaaGAGGGCATTGTTTCTATGGGtatttgaaggagaaaaattagaGCCACTTCtctgagaaatgaaaaactgaTAACTTGTCAGACAGCTCATCCATCTCCTTCTTATACACAGGTTGAAGATTTCTTGAGGAAAATACCTCcactcatttttccttttcatgagGATCAAGGAAAAGACATCCAGTTTAATGAAAGGCCTGAGAAAGAGGATACCCAGCTAGTAAAAATGGAAGATTTATTTAGCCAACTGTTATCAGACATGGGCTCCATATTTGACAGAAGTCTAATTTTTTTCAAGCGGATGCAAAAAGAATTTGATCAATCTTTTCAGATGTATTTCATGTCTGAGCTGGACTTGAGTGACTCCCCCAGCACGTCAGCTTTACCTGAGATCACCACCAGAAATG of the Melopsittacus undulatus isolate bMelUnd1 chromosome 1, bMelUnd1.mat.Z, whole genome shotgun sequence genome contains:
- the CLUL1 gene encoding clusterin-like protein 1 isoform X1, coding for MKMLIFNCFFNRKNMKSSWLLIIYVLWLNGHQCAPTKQEEMNLRENLKLLSEVGEKYVDEEVKKALIGIKQMKIMMERNEDKHIGLMKTLKKSSEEKKQALRLMDEVKERLEEEEKQCQVTLKNLWDECESCLESTCMRYYTTCKHGLSTFRRKVEDFLRKIPPLIFPFHEDQGKDIQFNERPEKEDTQLVKMEDLFSQLLSDMGSIFDRSLIFFKRMQKEFDQSFQMYFMSELDLSDSPSTSALPEITTRNGSSQKGWDIPVFLQVVFDFSKTVFEGVSEVITEVFDEYRDNRRDVPEQAKDPDRSGIFSKIVPGRQRPLCRELRENSSGCPQFHERCQKCQDNLLHDCPNIPELHIKFDEAFKLVNLSGEQYEQILQVVQHHTEDTSYLLNKMKERFGWVSELSNMTIGPENIFNIVKVVPGDPSSKNETVVDVNILTSPTFTIKVPPNLDPKSGEFIEYIAGKALQLYKQNF
- the CLUL1 gene encoding clusterin-like protein 1 isoform X3, encoding MLQIRKNMKSSWLLIIYVLWLNGHQCAPTKQEEMNLRENLKLLSEVGEKYVDEEVKKALIGIKQMKIMMERNEDKHIGLMKTLKKSSEEKKQALRLMDEVKERLEEEEKQCQVTLKNLWDECESCLESTCMRYYTTCKHGLSTFRRKVEDFLRKIPPLIFPFHEDQGKDIQFNERPEKEDTQLVKMEDLFSQLLSDMGSIFDRSLIFFKRMQKEFDQSFQMYFMSELDLSDSPSTSALPEITTRNGSSQKGWDIPVFLQVVFDFSKTVFEGVSEVITEVFDEYRDNRRDVPEQAKDPDRSGIFSKIVPGRQRPLCRELRENSSGCPQFHERCQKCQDNLLHDCPNIPELHIKFDEAFKLVNLSGEQYEQILQVVQHHTEDTSYLLNKMKERFGWVSELSNMTIGPENIFNIVKVVPGDPSSKNETVVDVNILTSPTFTIKVPPNLDPKSGEFIEYIAGKALQLYKQNF
- the CLUL1 gene encoding clusterin-like protein 1 isoform X2 encodes the protein MKLTGLKNMKSSWLLIIYVLWLNGHQCAPTKQEEMNLRENLKLLSEVGEKYVDEEVKKALIGIKQMKIMMERNEDKHIGLMKTLKKSSEEKKQALRLMDEVKERLEEEEKQCQVTLKNLWDECESCLESTCMRYYTTCKHGLSTFRRKVEDFLRKIPPLIFPFHEDQGKDIQFNERPEKEDTQLVKMEDLFSQLLSDMGSIFDRSLIFFKRMQKEFDQSFQMYFMSELDLSDSPSTSALPEITTRNGSSQKGWDIPVFLQVVFDFSKTVFEGVSEVITEVFDEYRDNRRDVPEQAKDPDRSGIFSKIVPGRQRPLCRELRENSSGCPQFHERCQKCQDNLLHDCPNIPELHIKFDEAFKLVNLSGEQYEQILQVVQHHTEDTSYLLNKMKERFGWVSELSNMTIGPENIFNIVKVVPGDPSSKNETVVDVNILTSPTFTIKVPPNLDPKSGEFIEYIAGKALQLYKQNF
- the CLUL1 gene encoding clusterin-like protein 1 isoform X4, whose protein sequence is MKSSWLLIIYVLWLNGHQCAPTKQEEMNLRENLKLLSEVGEKYVDEEVKKALIGIKQMKIMMERNEDKHIGLMKTLKKSSEEKKQALRLMDEVKERLEEEEKQCQVTLKNLWDECESCLESTCMRYYTTCKHGLSTFRRKVEDFLRKIPPLIFPFHEDQGKDIQFNERPEKEDTQLVKMEDLFSQLLSDMGSIFDRSLIFFKRMQKEFDQSFQMYFMSELDLSDSPSTSALPEITTRNGSSQKGWDIPVFLQVVFDFSKTVFEGVSEVITEVFDEYRDNRRDVPEQAKDPDRSGIFSKIVPGRQRPLCRELRENSSGCPQFHERCQKCQDNLLHDCPNIPELHIKFDEAFKLVNLSGEQYEQILQVVQHHTEDTSYLLNKMKERFGWVSELSNMTIGPENIFNIVKVVPGDPSSKNETVVDVNILTSPTFTIKVPPNLDPKSGEFIEYIAGKALQLYKQNF